In Streptomyces sp. NBC_00683, the DNA window GTGGCCCGGGCACCCTTGGTGAATCGCTCGAACATCAATGCCTCCCGTACTTCTTGTGCACGGCCTGCCGGCTGACACCCAGCTCGGCAGCGATTTCCTGCCACGACCAGCCCTGGGCGCGGGCACTTCTCACTTGCACGGCTTCGAGTTGCTCAAGCAGCCGCCGCAGCGCGGCGACGGCCCGCAACCCCACGCGCGGGTCGTGATCACCGGCACGTGCGGCGAGATCCGTTGCTTCGGTCATGATGTCAACCTACATTGACACCCGGGCAACGTCAATCAAAGTTGACAGGATCGGTGGCCAGCCGGGCGTGACGCTCCACGTCGTACCGGACCTCG includes these proteins:
- a CDS encoding helix-turn-helix domain-containing protein, which encodes MTEATDLAARAGDHDPRVGLRAVAALRRLLEQLEAVQVRSARAQGWSWQEIAAELGVSRQAVHKKYGRH